In the genome of Xiphias gladius isolate SHS-SW01 ecotype Sanya breed wild chromosome 18, ASM1685928v1, whole genome shotgun sequence, the window GTTATACTGATaagtgtttctattattttgtccacgCCATTTGTATCAATGAGGGGAGGCTAACAACAGCAGTGCAATGACTTTCCCTCAGTGGCCTTCTGCTCGCTTTTGCTGACTTTTAATGGCTCACAGCCGCTCCGGTCCAGAGTGATTTGACGGAAGTAGGCAGTAATACTAATTAGGTAGGCCCCGatgttttttaatcagcttACAGAAATGAGTTTCAAAGTTCGACCAAAACTGATTCAACCACTGACCTTCTCCTTGAACCGACCTCAGACTATTTCATATTTCTCCACACTTTCTGCGAATCAAACACATCTGCAGTCTTAGAAAAATGACGCCGCTCTAAATTGAAAACTTGCTGCGAATTTACGGAGAACCCCTTTCTATTCTTGTAGTGTCAAAATGTCACCTTCACagacaacatttacatttattcaactGTATGTCGCTTTTATAGAAAGAGACACGCAGATGAGATACAATCAAAGCCACGGAAGATCCAGGAGAATTTTCCAAGAATCGAACCATACATCTTGGGATCTGGCAGGCAGACTGCCCTGAGATTTGCTGAGCACATTCTTGACAGTCGGTCTGAAAGTCAGACACAACGCTGTTggaaacatttaattttcatagaCATGTAGAGAATATCCCAAAGGGCCAGAAAATCTCAGTTAACGGCTGAACTAATTACTGTATTTCGTAAAAGTGGAAATGAGGAATGAAAAGAACCAGTAGACACTTGTACACCTGAGCTGAAATCTGCCTCCGGCTTTTTATGTATCACTGTGTGGTATTTATTGCTATCGGGGCTTTCATCACCACTCATTTTCATCTACTTTTTTATCTCTTATAACGACTAAATGCAACTCCTTATTTTCAGGCTGCCTCAACAAGTCTCTCaagactctccagctgatccagaatgctgcagcacgagtactgacaggaactagaaaGAGacatcacatttctcctgtgttagcatcactgcattggctccTCTGCcaaatccagaatagaatttaaaatcctcctcctcacctacaacCCCCTTAATgctcaggcaccatcatatcttacCCCATTACCCCAGgagaacactgcgctcccagaacgcaggaTTACTTGTGGTTCCTGGAGTCTCCAAGAGTACAATAgcaggcagagccttcagttatcaggctcctccaCTGTGGGACCATCTTCCAGTCTGGGTCCCGGAGGCAGACGGTCGCTCACCCAGAGCCTGGTTCTGATCCAGGGgttttctacctgttaaaagggagttttcccTGCACCACTTTCtccaagtgcttgctcacggGGGGATTGTTGGATCTCTGGGAATAATATTACAAAAGATCACGTCTACACCAGCTCTAAATGGAAAGTGCCCAGAGTCATTTTGCGTTATGCATTAGCTGTTAACGTAGCATTGTATGCTCTGGGGTGGAAATATGTATCTATCAGGCTATGCGtaaatatatgtacatatgcaAAACTCTCTTTATTCATATCAATTCATCACATTATTATTAAAGCCGAGAAACAACAGGACTGAACTTGATCAAACAAGTCTGGGTGAGGTTaactttctctcttcattttacagtttctgttttcGATTTGAAATGCCAGAATTTCTCGACAGGGCTCACTGAAGTTTCATCTTGACAACAGACAAGGAGAAAGTATTTATTAAAAGTCAGGCTTCGTTCACATCTCGGTTCAAGAAAGTTgaaagtgagtgagtgttttctttttactcgTGTTTATTGGTAGATTTGAGTAGAAATGTCTGtcagaaaataacaatttgtttttgtgtttagcTTCAGTTACTGGGGGGTTGGCagcgccacacacacacacgcacacacacacacacacgcacacacacacacacacacacacacactcagctgaaACACTCCATGCTGGCCTTTGCTCTCTCCATCTCGTGTAGGAAGTTGTAAAACTGAGGGAGCGTCAACTCTGGAAGAGACGAGgacagaaaacaggaaacattaaCTGAGTTCTCATCTATTGCACTTTACAAggtaaataaaagtttaaaaaaaaaaaagaaaaatcaatcaatcaatcttttTCAACACTGGTTGTATTTCCCCTTGTACATAGTTTCGGTTTTAACTGCTATGGTTTTGAGTTTCAAACAACTGAGGACGAACATGTTGCCCGAATGTCATGATCGCTATTATGTGGAAGTTTTCAGTGTTCAGAAAATTAAGCAACTTGTTGTAAACCTGTACATAAACTTTTGAGGTGAATTTGTATCCGGCACTCAACCtcgaaattaaaaaaaaatcttattacGGCACGCCTACCCCTTTGACAAACACCTGTCGGCTCTGGCTAGCTAACGTTGCACATGGAGTTTAAGTGAGAAACAGCAGCCAGTAGCGGTGATAACGCTAATCCAGATGAGGCCAAGTTAACCCCTCCAGGCAGTGAGAAATCACCTGGGAGTCTGTCCCAGACCATATTGAGTAGCACAGGTTCAGAGCAGAGAAGCCCACTCACACAGTAAATGTTAGCAGAAGACAAAACGTAGGCAACTGTTAGCATATATGATATTTTTACCATTTGCCTGCACATCGTAGGAGCACAGAACCTCCCTCATTCTGGATATTTGTCAGTTGGCATGTATAAAATTCCTGCCATCAAAATATACCAGACACTGGATCTACAGTGTGCCAGATTTCTCAGAAGCCTGCAGTGTGCACGTGCAAAACTTAACTCAAAGCAAATCGTGTCAACAGGGGATTCAGTGAGTATTGTTCATCAGCGATCAGTTGGATGAATCCGATTTATCCGAGACTCTGCGCCTGTTTGCGATTTCTTCATCTGAAGTGTTACAATGGGCTGCATTTTCCATCCAAGGCCATCAGTCCGCACTGAGCACTGATCGGCTGTCACCAAATCCCACACGGAAACTTTAAAAGTTCGTCCAACCGACGACCAAGGCATCCATCAGAGAGCCCGGTAAACTTTTGTATTGTTagttaaaaagtcaaaaacatcCAGTGGCAGTGTGAGTTGTCTGACTTTACAGCAGCCATTTCTTCCTGACCCGTTTCTGTGCAAAGCTATCCACcaccttaaaaaataaaaaaatacacacgaTCCAGGGCCCTGACCAAATCGCTAGATGCTAAGAGCTAATTATGCAGAGGTTTCCTGGCGCAGAAACGTTACCACAAGTACCTCACAATAACCGTCTGTTTATTGATCTGTGGTGCGACTTTGCTACTGATGCTCAAGCActgataaatgtgaaaaacttTTCCGACGGGAGaaagcagcagtggcagccGCCGAACGTCAGAAGAACGTCAAAGTAAATTACAGTCTCCATCTCAAGATGGATTTTCTCTCCACTGCCTTTGCAAGCTGTGCATTCCTGCTgattaaaaatatctttctgCATCGGTCCAGCAACACAGTAGTAGACAAGTAgttagggggggggggggagcaggtatttacatttcagtgcCATAAACCTGTTCCTGAAAAGAACCTGCTAACCTGAATTACTGATTTACCTCACTTGCAACAGGGTAAAAGTTCAGAATAGCACTCGCAGTTCATGCGTGTACTGTATTTCCTTATTCAACATCATTATActtcattacattattattaatccTACTGACAGCTCGAGATCCGCTTTGGCTCTGAATTTTTTTACTCTCTTCATTTCATCGAGGCTCTTGCCATGTTGTCAGtgctgtttttgtcagtgacaGCAATAACTCACCCATGTAGACGTTCTCCGTGGAATTCCCCCTTCTGACCACCAGTTTTAACTGCAGGAGGACAAAGTTTGTGCTCAACGAGGCTGAACAAAGACAcgtgtagctgtgtgtgtatttgcgtgcGGTCAGTTGAAGGCGGGGCTGACAGAGCTTTCGTACCTGCAGAAAGACGTTGCCCACTTTCTGAATCTCACTGGTGCCGACAgtcactgggggggggggtacacaCACATCGTGATACTTAAATTCACACAAACTGACGAATGAAATcgcaaacaaaaacacatttctgtttttaagcTAAGAAAATTTATCACTGattgtttctgtaaaataaataaataaatcaataatacaATGGAGGATGAAACAGTGCACAGAGCTAGCTAGGTTACACTGCCTGGATCTTCATCCTCCAGGAGTCCCAGCCTCCACCttgtctttctgtccctctgtctgtctgtttctttctaGAGGTGTGAATGATGAGCTTGGTTTtgcctcttgtgtgtttgtgtagtttgtgtattttgtgtagtttgtcctctttccaggtcttGGTGTTGGAGAGGAGGTTGTGTGACTCAGGTCCTATCTGTTGGTGGCACCTGGAAGTTGCTCGACGTCCTCCCAGAACATAGTCTTCATTAATGTTGACAGTCTATAATGTTGTCATCCTGACTGTCCACACTGTAAATCTACTCTGTTGCTCCTTCCTGTACATACAACATCtattttcctgtctgtctgtcctggagGACGGATCCCTCCTCAGTTGCTGAGTTGGTGGGGGTTTTTTGGGGTggagttttttcttgtctgATTTGGAATTTTTAGCctctttaagctcattgttttggttttacagcaaATTTCCTgtatggttcagtctcaccgcaGCTGTTTTCACCAACCCACCGtccaccaaacaacagacagctACAGACTCGCTGGTGATGAAAGTAGGacgtttagcagctaaagagacatatttttctcaggagtcaACAGGAACCGAAAGGGCTAGAAGGACAGTATTCATCAGCTGGACACAGACCTGACTCTCACTGGTTGCTAATATTGCTGTGTGTCTGGTAGATGTGAAGGTAGGGAACCACATGAAAGCCGTAACATGTCTGTGCTTGGAGTCTGGCGGCCTGTTTTCTAGTTCCTCTACTCTAGTGCCCAAAAACTAACCAATGCAGCTGTAACACTCACTTTTTTTCAatgaagcttttatttttttatttttaaactcagTCATTTCACCTCTATTACacaatgcttttattttatttttgtctgactCATCTTTCCTACCCAGAAGTTGTTAGtttcaaacatttcatacaCCTCACTTCTTTCTTCATAGCACGGTGGATATTTCACTTCAGATGTTTATATCCCATTTTAAAACTTTCGTAACTGTctgtgaatagtttttatttatttcttgtttgatttcattatttattatcacCTTACTTTTGCTCtattttcttcttattcttctACGCTGCATTTGTTTAGCAAATTCTTgctaatgaaaaacaaattcgGAACTCTATTATATGAAGTTATTTCAAGCTGAAATATGGATACTGCAAAAGCATACTATAAGTTGTTATGGATTTTGGTCGTAATTCTGCGATATAAATGGAATATTACATTCTCCTTCTTATAGAGGTTGCGTTACACTTTATATTTATTGTGGTCACCCAAAAACATGGCCGGCGCTTCAGCTTTAaggtgttttgtattttgtagaCAGACCACAACAAAATATGCAAGAACTCCGAGGACCTGGATACTTATAATGCACTctatatacagtggggtccaaaggcctgagaccactttccccAGTGGTCTTTACATTCAGCATTGTATGAGATGGCCCGTATGAATACCAACTTATGAGGCAGGCGGCGGCCATATCGACTCTCCAACTAGTCAGCTCTCTGCGGATGCCCGACTGGGTTCAGCTGAACCGTGGCACGCAGAGACGCGGTCTCTGTGTCTGGCCACAGGTTTTGCATACCAATAAAGAGCACAGTCAAGCGGAGTGCAGCACAGACGGGCAATCCCTGTCCACTCCCCTCATAAACTGAAGCACGTTGTCTTTAAATATGGAGATCAACTCAACAATAGCTCAGCATGATGCTAGTGACTCGCCTGCTCGGCGTATTAGCATGTCTATCACCTGTGAGGCTTTAGAAGTCATTGGGTCGTATGAGTAAACTACGCGGCCTGATAAAGACCCATCATCCCGACACATATGAGGTGTTTAAATGAAACTTAATCCTAAACAAAACATTAGGGGACATAAGCTATGCTAATGACTACGTTAGACTACAGACTCATGGCCATGAATATGCACTGTAACtttgagaggagagagaactGCAGCCCTCCTTGTGTGTACAGAAATAAACTTACAGTGAACCTATAATTTCCAAGGCTAAATTTGATTTGGTTTTGGTTCGTCCTACCTCCAAACTTCCACTCCATGTCAACCAGCTGGTTCACCATCAGAGTCTGTCCTACAGCAAGTCTGGAAAGCGCTGCATAGTGCTCCCCCCACtgtaaaatatcatttaaaatgtcacagaaagACTCGTGTGCTGATAAAATGATTCTAGGCAGGGTAAGACAGCACTGAAATAAACCAGTTTATGTGCCGGTCCATCATCAGATTGCAAATGATGAACGTCCGGAGATGTTCTTTTCCCCCAAATTATCTATTGGAGTTTTGATTTTGTCCATTAGAGACAAATTTATGAATGACAGCAACTGGGTTTCCATCAAGGAGGTTGCTGGGCGGCCCCTTAACCGTCTTATTTATGTCTTCAAACAGCACTGCACAAGTAACATAAGGATTCTCTGTTGGTGGACTATTGCAGCTTAAAGCctaaaactaaagaaaaagatTGTAATACCAGGAATTTATGGAAAGGtacctgctgtgaaaaatgagcCGCCTTGTCCTCGTTTAGTCCTGAGGAAACGACAGAAAAAGCAGGTTTGGTTTCATGTATAAAATGTTGACAGTAATGAGTAATACCACAGCGGGAAATCATTTTCAACATGACGCAACGTTAGACGGAGCACAAGAGAGCACCGCCCACCAGCTACGCTTAATCCCCGGCTGAAAGTTGACCCTGTTCGTGATCGACTCGGTGATGAGGGGTTGGGACACGTACCTAATGTCCCAAGGTCTTCTTTGATCTGCTCGGCTGTCAGGTTTTTCTTCAGGGCTCCTGAGGAGGAAACAGGGGAATCACTGTCACTGgcgctgcagctgcagctgcagcttttcTGTCCCTGTACAGCTCAACTTCAACGTCTTTCAAGTTTTGAGTGGCGTGGGAAATTTCTGAATTATTGCGCGTGTTTCCAGATACACGTCTGCCTTCCAAAGAGGGTGATAAACTGTACAAACTTTAAGGTTGCGCAACTAGAGCTGTGACCATTAAAAGGAGAAGCTAGTTTTCCTCTTATTTGCTATTGATAACTGGCCTGTTAGAGACTATATTTTaagattatttattattatttttgtttttaaggcaACGACAAACATCAGGTTTCGCCGTCAAGAGCCACTAGTTTGTACTAAAGCTGGATTTATACATCTGCATCAGAGGGTTACGCCTTACGTGGCTCCCTGTGTAGGCTCAGAGCTTATGCCGTAGTCTACGCCGTAGCCGATGTGCGCCCTCCTAAAACATATAAATGCGCATCGGGGCGTCAGCTGCTACGGAGGTACCCCGCGGGACCAACAAGAACTGTGATTGGTCTACGTGGGCTCCTTGCGTTTTCTCCTACAAGTTTCTCATGCTGGTCGAGGAGTTTCAGAGTGAAACAACCGACAgcgttttggaaaaaaaaggcttcattGCGATGCAAACCTTCCGCTCACCGCGATCACTGTTGTCCTTCACACTGTATGACACAACCTAAACACTCCAGCTTCACAGCGGGTCGCATTTGCAGCAGTCTGGTATTAAGTAACGAAACAGGTCGAACCTCAGCAACGTCACTGGTATCATAAAGTGATTGAAACGTGTGTTAACTGTTACTGTTGTGAATATACAGCATTTAAAGCACAATATGGCTCCATCACGCATGATACACCTGTTTAGTGTTGAGGCGGTGAGATCAACAGGAGACGTCCGACACTGGACGATAACTCAAAATCTACCCAACTCGACTCCCATTAACGTCTCGCCTCATAAATCCAGTTTAGAGTTCAACTATCTCACAGTGGGAAAACTGGTTTCTACCCCGACAGGAGCAGTTGAACAGACTGTGCAGCGTTAACGGAATAGTTTGACCTTTTGGGAGTTAGATGtggaagatcaataccactcccGTATCTGTCTGGTAGATACTGGCCTACAGCAGCAGCCAGGTGGCTCGGATTTACACAGAGGCTGGGGCGCATAGCCAGCCTGGCCCCGTCCAAAGGTAATCAAATCTGCCTGGAACCACCTTTAAATCTCACTGATAAACACATTATACATCATTTAATCGTTTAATCCgttcaaaaaccaaagtgtaaaaataacactttatgGCAGTTAATCCCCCCAAATACAAAACTagacatttttacactgttggttttgtgtggattattgaaaaaaaagatataatgtGTCAGTGAGCTTTACAAGTCTGCCAGGCagatgttttttggtttttttgaccTTCTAGCTAGGTGTCTTCCCCTCTGTTGTCAGTCTTAATTCTGAGGTAAGCGCATCGACTGCTGGCTCTAGAGTCATACTCACGGTGCAGACGACAGGTAGAGTTTCTCATCTAACTATCGGGAAGAAAGCGAACCCGCATATTTCCCACAGTGTCTAACTACTCCTTATCGTGTGATTGAGGGCAGATAAGGCGGGCCAGAGCAGGGCCAGACTGAACATCAACAACAAGATTTCCACCACATTATTTCAGTCTATCATCTGGGAATAACTGGTCTCAAAGAATAAGGTGTTCAACAGACGGAGGATGTGTGTTTCTCCCACCCTGCGGCACCAGGAGGACGCTCTTCATCAGGTTCCTCAGAGGACCAGCGCTCATCCCATGTTCCCCTGCAAACTCAGTGAGCTGCTGCATGAACCTCTccgtctacacacacacacacacacacaaaaatccatgcattcatttgcacacacacacaataggaCAGGCAAAGTTTCACCTCGGTTCAGTTATCAGGGCTAATCAGTGATTCCAAAGTCCTATTAACAtcaaaattgtgtgtgtgtgtgtggccgtgtgtgtgtgtgtgtgtgtggccgtgtgtgtgtatgtgtggccgtgtgtgtgtgtgtgtgtatgtgtgtgtgtttacataatCACCTCTTTTGGCTCCAGGAGGAACTGGAACAGAATTTCAATCAGACGGTGAAactgctgcagaaaatgaaaaaaacagtctCTGGTAAaattttcagctgcatttttttggtTGGAGAAAAATCCACTTCAATCAGCTCCTCGTATCAAGAAATGCAGAGCGTGAGTAACAACTAGTAGAGACTTCTGTCCTTTGCGCTATGTCGATTAatttcacaaatgttttcacCAAAGTATTTTTCCCGCGGGGtttttcttccctgtctttAAACACTACTTACCTGCAAGACAATCGTTTTTTTGTATCTATACAGAGACTTTTAAATGAAACGCATGTCATCCAACGAAGCTGTTTGCATGACTAATTTGTATTGACAGTATTTTAAAGAAACTGCTGACTGGttccaaatcaaaataaaagtgatgtCTTCCAGGAAGGGTCTCCTGGTACCAACGGGTGTGagtgtgaaaaagtgaaactcTTCCCTGCATCAACAGAGTTTAAATATCGCAAGCgatcactgttttgtttgtttgggatGAGACATCTTTTGACCCCTCTGGCGTTTCAGAGTGAACTCCTGGTAATTCACATATCGGGCGAGAACTCACAAGTTTCTTTCTCACATTTGACTTTCTATTAAATGACTGGCAACAGTTTCGGGCCCTGCAGACGAAGGCAGAGCCCGAAACATCTGTGTGGGTAGTGGACCGATGCCAGTCATTTAATGAAGAGGAAAATGTACGAAGAAAAACTGCTTGTGCTTCCCTGCTCCTActttgattcctttttttcGCAGCCATTTACACCCTGAAATAATGCGACCTTCACCGAATGCCGACCTCTGCGCAACATCACCCTACTCCTTCCCGCTTCATCTCTCCCCCGACAGTTCTGAGAGCTTCCGTTTCAAGATTACAGGTAAAGCGGCGTGTGCTCCAATGCGCACCTGGTAGACAGGTACACGGGACAATGAaatcaagcaaaaattaaataaatacacttgAATTCCCAGGAACTTAATCGTGAGGAGGGTCCTGGGAGTTCAGGACCCTCCTCATTGTGAAGACTTCATTTCTTCAAgtgattttcatttaattaaagtgGACTGTAAATTAcaatctacttttttttttttttaaacaggctAATCTGTGTCTGACTCCACACATTAGAGGGCGAATGTTTGGCAGATATCTTATCTTGAAAAACCCTTTTcgtagcagctaagagtctgTTCTTGTTTTAGGAACTTTCAGCCGCTATTTCTTGCATGGCCGTGAAATAAAACGTAGCCAGAGCGTTGACATCGGaaaaaaaggctcatttttTAGCCTCTGTTTGCTGCCGAGGttgtatttgcttcttttcacttcaaaaatgaaaaaatggtcATAGACATTTGCCCCGGGGTGGCCGAGGCTTTCCACGCAAGCGCCTATGAGCATGGACGGGCCCCTGGGAACAGACACATAAAAGGGATGGTGTGCGTCATTCTTAGTCATTCAATGTCTCCGTCAAAGAAAACCGCTGTGTCTCCCTGGGcccattttgcatctctttcttGTTGGTCTGGGCCCGTGTGCGTCTCGCTGTCGCCATTTTCCGTCCCTCCGCGTGTCTTTACCAGCTGTTTTGAGCCTCTCTGTTTGATGTTTGTCCGTCTGTAGCTGATTTGTGTCACTTAGAAGTGGACTTGGGGCGTTCTCTCAGATCATTTTTGTCTCCTTCTAGCGATCTGCATTCCCCTTGGACCGTTTGGCATCTGTTCACGGTCAATTTGTGACtctgtgtggttgttttgtggtCGTCTTCAAACGCAGACTCTGGCCCAGGGGGCCCTCGAAGACCTCGGGCCCCCTGCGCCTGCGTCCAGCAGACCTGATCAGTGATGTGTCCGTTCATAGGAGAGTTTCTGAGACtaatacttttgtgtttttactggaGCCAACCTCTGAACGCACGGCTTTCACTTGGTTTCTTCTTCCGCCACtggcgcgcacgcacacacgcgcacacgcacaggTACGCGGTCTGCCGTCACATGACTCACATGACCTGTCGCCATGGCCTGATGAGTTCACTGACGGCTCTGAAAGACGAGCCGGTCGCGACAGTTCACCGGCAGGAACCGGGCGGATTttcacacacctgtgtgtgtgtgtgtgaaggaaggGGTTAGACCTCAACGACGCCAGCTCAGCTCCGGACAACACGATCATTTAATAAGCCGGGAGTCGCGGGAAAAACAAGGGCTGAATTTACCTGCTCGTTGAGTTTGTTCAGGTTCTGGAAGTCGGTGCTGACCGAGTCCGGTAAAACGTCCCTGGTGAAGTGAAGCTgcatgttttggggtttttttaatttatgtttatcTGCAGAGTTTCGCCGAAAAAACAGAAGCTGCCTTGCTCCGCGATGGGCTTCCTGGTTGACCAATGCGCATGCGTACCAAACGGCAGCGACCGTCTTCCCACGTATCGAATGTGAGAGAAGTTAAAGCAGGAATTTAAAACATGTGACCATCAAAACGTGGTTTAAACGGGTCGGTTGAAACGGTTCGTCCCGGGGGACACTTGGCCAATGTTACGGTGGTTCCCGCTCACATTCTTACGTCCTCAACCCTCCCCACGGGGACGGAacgtggggagggggggggggcacttccCTCACCTGGGGGGCGGGCGACCcatctcctctgacctctccgCGCGAGTCGACTCCACAATGGCCGAGTCAGAGTTCGCGCACTCACGCACAcgcagagagagcgagagacacacactgggagagagagagagagagacattgacacacacaggagagagtgagagagagagagagaaagagagagagacattgacCAACAcaaggagagagtgagagtgagtgagtgagagagagagagagagagac includes:
- the commd7 gene encoding COMM domain-containing protein 7, which gives rise to MQLHFTRDVLPDSVSTDFQNLNKLNEQQFHRLIEILFQFLLEPKETERFMQQLTEFAGEHGMSAGPLRNLMKSVLLVPQGALKKNLTAEQIKEDLGTLGLNEDKAAHFSQQWGEHYAALSRLAVGQTLMVNQLVDMEWKFGVTVGTSEIQKVGNVFLQLKLVVRRGNSTENVYMELTLPQFYNFLHEMERAKASMECFS